A window from Ignavibacteriota bacterium encodes these proteins:
- a CDS encoding serine hydrolase, translating to MKNYIKLSLFIISIFLFFSCSSKIEKEFNFEIIDMIMESAVIDSVFPGAALLFGIDQDILYSKAFGHFTYDKNSSKVQPNSIFDLASVSKVVGTTSAAMILVQEGKLNLDEKVVKYIPQFNNNGKDQITIRNLLLHNSGLSAFKKYYDIYSTSDEVINDIMNLSLENPPGEKYVYSDLGMIIMQKVIEKISKKTLDVFLNENLFTKLEMNQTMYNPSNEIKNNCVPTELDDFYRMRLLQGEVHDERAFMLNGVAGHAGLFSTTEDLSKFTMMYLNHGIYNNEEILDSRLIKDWTTKQSEQSDRGLGWDTKSPEKSSSGNYFSMKSFGHTGYTGTSIWVDKETKLFVILLSNRVHPKRTNTKISDFRPIIHDAIFNSIFRNLEN from the coding sequence ATGAAAAATTATATCAAACTTTCACTGTTTATAATTTCAATATTCCTATTTTTTTCTTGTTCATCAAAAATTGAAAAAGAATTCAATTTCGAAATTATTGATATGATTATGGAATCTGCGGTTATTGATTCTGTTTTTCCCGGCGCTGCACTGTTATTTGGAATTGATCAAGATATACTTTACAGCAAAGCTTTCGGACATTTTACATATGATAAAAATTCATCTAAAGTTCAACCAAATTCAATTTTTGATTTAGCTTCGGTTTCAAAAGTTGTAGGAACAACTTCAGCCGCAATGATTTTAGTCCAGGAAGGTAAATTAAATTTAGATGAAAAGGTTGTGAAATATATTCCTCAGTTTAACAATAATGGAAAGGATCAAATTACAATTAGGAATTTATTGCTTCATAATTCCGGTTTATCCGCATTCAAAAAATATTATGATATTTATTCTACTTCAGATGAAGTTATAAATGATATTATGAATTTAAGTTTAGAAAATCCTCCCGGTGAAAAATATGTTTACAGTGATTTAGGAATGATTATTATGCAAAAAGTTATTGAGAAAATTTCCAAAAAAACTCTTGATGTTTTCTTAAACGAAAATTTATTTACTAAACTGGAAATGAACCAAACAATGTATAATCCGTCAAATGAAATAAAAAATAATTGCGTTCCAACAGAACTGGATGATTTTTATAGAATGAGATTATTACAAGGCGAAGTTCACGATGAAAGAGCTTTTATGCTAAACGGAGTTGCGGGTCATGCCGGATTATTTTCTACAACGGAAGATTTATCAAAATTTACAATGATGTATTTAAATCACGGAATTTATAATAACGAAGAAATTCTTGATTCAAGATTAATTAAAGATTGGACGACAAAACAATCCGAGCAAAGCGATAGAGGTTTGGGTTGGGATACAAAATCTCCGGAAAAATCTTCATCCGGAAATTATTTTTCGATGAAATCATTTGGTCATACTGGATATACCGGAACTTCAATTTGGGTTGATAAAGAAACAAAATTATTTGTAATTCTTTTAAGCAACAGAGTTCATCCCAAAAGAACAAATACTAAAATTTCCGATTTCCGACCAATAATTCATGATGCAATTTTTAATTCAATATTCAGAAATTTAGAAAACTGA
- a CDS encoding YbaK/EbsC family protein, which produces MPAQIIRNYLDENEIKYISIKHSKAYTAQEIAAVAHIEGRRLAKTVVIKINGKLAFAVLPASYKIDFEMLKHSIGNENVRLANEQEFKDKCPGCEVGAMPPFGNLFNCETYVAASLVEDEDILFNAGNHTELIKMKYSDFEELVKPEILRFSTKYKT; this is translated from the coding sequence ATGCCAGCACAAATTATTAGAAATTATCTTGATGAAAATGAAATCAAGTATATTTCAATCAAACACTCGAAAGCCTATACTGCTCAAGAAATTGCCGCGGTTGCTCATATTGAAGGACGCAGATTAGCCAAAACGGTTGTAATAAAAATTAATGGAAAATTAGCTTTTGCCGTTCTTCCGGCTTCATACAAAATTGATTTTGAAATGTTGAAGCATTCTATTGGAAATGAAAATGTGAGATTGGCAAATGAGCAAGAGTTTAAAGATAAGTGTCCCGGGTGTGAAGTTGGTGCAATGCCGCCTTTCGGAAATTTATTTAATTGTGAAACTTATGTTGCCGCAAGTTTAGTTGAAGATGAAGATATTTTATTTAATGCCGGAAATCATACTGAATTGATAAAAATGAAATATTCTGATTTTGAAGAACTTGTTAAGCCGGAGATTCTTAGATTTTCTACAAAGTATAAAACGTAG
- a CDS encoding MFS transporter has translation MIKDKLSKNPWSWIPSLYFAEGMPYVIVMVVSVIMYKRLGISNTDIALYTSWLYLPWVIKPLWSPIVDLLNTKRFWIITMQIIIGAGLAGVAFTIPVPNFFQYTLAFLWLLAFSSATHDIAADGFYMLGLTENQQAFFVGIRSTFYRIAMITGQGLLIIIAGYLESSTGLGKIIIEVKSVTENINYENFIVNENFSNEEKIKLIISPQILEIETVNIPPEKLDSAIQFVSNENVKNGYEENIKQIISEEKNNETESWWNKYVLSKIEKIIVENFGKKEIVKSLNSQTGNYGISKLSLSKSPSENEQIVVNISESSGDKSIMLVKGARFIFTKRNWNKPALILFQIDPKLKSETSATFSAISGNIPLAWTITFIILAILFLVFFIYHKFILPYPKSDFINNSNDKNVFKEFFKTFALFFKKKNIGVILTFLLVYRLGESQLLKLASPFLLDSKDVGGLSLTTGEVGFIYGTIGIIALVIGGLLGGFLAAKNGLKYWLWWMLLAINLPNAVYVYLSYALPDSIFIILTCVAIEQFGYGFGFTAYMLYMIYVSDGEHKTAHFAITTGFMAFGMMIPGMISGWLQELIGYQHFFIWVMLATIPAFIVTKFINIDPNFGKKI, from the coding sequence ATGATTAAAGATAAATTAAGTAAAAATCCATGGAGTTGGATACCAAGTTTATACTTTGCCGAAGGAATGCCTTATGTTATTGTAATGGTTGTTTCTGTAATCATGTACAAAAGGTTGGGAATTTCTAATACAGACATTGCCCTTTACACGAGCTGGTTATACTTACCTTGGGTTATCAAACCTTTATGGTCTCCAATTGTTGATCTTTTAAATACAAAAAGATTTTGGATAATCACAATGCAGATTATAATTGGTGCCGGTTTAGCCGGAGTTGCATTCACAATTCCCGTTCCAAATTTTTTTCAATATACTTTAGCTTTTCTTTGGTTACTTGCTTTCAGTTCCGCAACACATGATATTGCTGCGGATGGATTTTATATGCTTGGATTAACAGAAAATCAACAAGCTTTTTTTGTCGGAATAAGAAGTACATTTTATCGAATTGCAATGATTACCGGACAAGGTTTGTTAATCATTATTGCTGGATATTTAGAAAGCTCAACCGGTTTGGGAAAAATAATTATTGAAGTAAAATCCGTTACCGAAAATATTAACTACGAAAATTTTATCGTTAATGAAAATTTTTCTAATGAAGAAAAAATTAAATTAATTATTTCGCCGCAAATTTTAGAAATTGAAACTGTAAATATTCCTCCAGAAAAATTAGATTCTGCAATTCAATTTGTATCAAACGAAAATGTTAAAAATGGTTATGAGGAAAATATTAAACAAATAATTTCTGAAGAAAAAAATAATGAAACTGAATCTTGGTGGAATAAATATGTTTTATCCAAAATTGAAAAAATTATTGTTGAAAATTTTGGCAAAAAAGAAATTGTTAAATCGCTAAACAGTCAAACCGGTAATTACGGAATTTCAAAATTGTCACTATCAAAATCTCCAAGCGAAAACGAGCAAATTGTTGTAAATATTAGTGAAAGTTCCGGCGATAAAAGTATTATGCTCGTTAAAGGTGCAAGATTTATTTTTACAAAACGCAATTGGAATAAGCCGGCATTGATTCTTTTTCAAATTGACCCAAAATTGAAATCTGAAACCTCAGCAACATTTAGCGCAATTTCCGGAAATATTCCACTTGCATGGACAATCACTTTTATAATTTTAGCAATTTTGTTTTTAGTGTTTTTCATTTATCATAAATTTATTCTTCCTTATCCCAAATCTGATTTTATAAATAATTCCAATGATAAAAATGTATTTAAGGAATTCTTTAAAACTTTTGCACTTTTCTTCAAGAAGAAAAACATTGGTGTAATTTTAACATTTCTTTTAGTCTACAGATTAGGTGAATCACAACTTTTAAAATTAGCATCACCATTTTTGTTAGATTCAAAAGATGTCGGCGGACTTTCGTTAACGACCGGTGAAGTTGGTTTTATATATGGAACAATCGGAATTATAGCTTTGGTTATCGGAGGTTTATTGGGCGGATTTTTAGCCGCAAAAAATGGATTGAAATATTGGTTGTGGTGGATGCTACTCGCAATAAATTTACCTAATGCAGTTTATGTTTATTTATCGTATGCTTTGCCGGATTCAATATTTATTATTTTGACTTGTGTTGCCATTGAACAATTCGGTTACGGTTTTGGTTTTACGGCTTATATGCTTTATATGATTTATGTTTCCGATGGCGAACATAAAACTGCGCACTTTGCCATTACGACGGGATTTATGGCTTTTGGAATGATGATTCCCGGAATGATAAGCGGATGGCTTCAAGAATTAATTGGTTATCAACACTTTTTTATTTGGGTTATGTTAGCAACTATTCCCGCTTTCATTGTAACAAAATTCATTAATATTGATCCTAATTTTGGAAAAAAAATATAA